CCGCCTTTCATTCTCCATTATACCAAAGTTTTAGCAAAATGTAACAGGTATAAAAAAGCAAAAGTCTATGAATTTTTTAGCATACTCCATAAACTTTTGCCTTATCATTGCTATATAAATATTTTAAGCGCTGTAATTATCAAAATATCCTTGTACCAATACAACAGGTGTGCCCTTATCACCGCTGCCGCTTACTAGATCACAAAGGCTGCCTAATAAGTCAGTAATCCGACGAGGCGTAGTACCTTGGGATGCGGCCTCACCTTTTAAATCTCCTGCTTTTTCCCGAATCATTTCGGTAATTCTCTGCTGTAGCTCCGAACTAGTCAAATCCTCACCAATATTATCGGCTAAATACTTGAGCTTCAATTCATTTGGGGTACCAGATAGACCTTCTGTATAGGCGGGAGCAACAACAGGGTCCGCTAGCTCCCAAATACCGCCAACAGGATCTTTAAAAGCACCATCACCATATATCATCACTTCTAAATGTTTTCCTGTAAGCTCAAACATCCTTTTCTGTAATTTGATTACAAACATCTCTCCATCTCTGGGGAAAAGTTTTACAGTAGCTTCCGTTGCCTTATTTGAGCCCAATATACCATACTGTGGATGAAAGCCACTTCCATTTACCGATTCAGTTAAAATATCATCCAACCCATATACCGTCTTGGCACCCCCCTGCTTCAACAGGCGTTTTGTACGATTTCTACTATGCACATCTGCAGCCAGTACATGATCGGTATATTTCAGTATAGCCCTTGGATCATTGGAAAAAATTATAGTAACATCTTCTGCCAATTCCTTGTAAAATTCTATATAGTTTACTCCTGTGAATGGATGTACTATATCCTGCCCAAAGTAATGATAAAAATCCTCTTCGGTTAATGTATCTGAGTATGGGTTTATACCGTTTTTATCCAAGTCATCCCAACTTATCAAGGGATTACCCACTTCATCTGAAGGATAGCTAAGCTGTAAAAATACCTTATCTACCCCATTTGCAATCCCTTTAAGAAGCAAAGAAAACCTATTACGGCTCATAATGGGGAAAACTACCCCTATCTCACCGCTTGGATACTTTTTTCTAACATCGGCTGCTATTTGATCAATCGTTGCATAATTGCCCTGTGCCCTTGCAACTACAGCCTCTGTCACACCTATAATATCCCTGTCATTTAGCTCATAGCCTTCAACCCTGCATGAGTCTAAAAGCGATTGTGCTACTA
This Xylanivirga thermophila DNA region includes the following protein-coding sequences:
- a CDS encoding coenzyme F420-0:L-glutamate ligase; this encodes MRTIGTQAKGIRLPIIKKGDDLVEIVAQSLLDSCRVEGYELNDRDIIGVTEAVVARAQGNYATIDQIAADVRKKYPSGEIGVVFPIMSRNRFSLLLKGIANGVDKVFLQLSYPSDEVGNPLISWDDLDKNGINPYSDTLTEEDFYHYFGQDIVHPFTGVNYIEFYKELAEDVTIIFSNDPRAILKYTDHVLAADVHSRNRTKRLLKQGGAKTVYGLDDILTESVNGSGFHPQYGILGSNKATEATVKLFPRDGEMFVIKLQKRMFELTGKHLEVMIYGDGAFKDPVGGIWELADPVVAPAYTEGLSGTPNELKLKYLADNIGEDLTSSELQQRITEMIREKAGDLKGEAASQGTTPRRITDLLGSLCDLVSGSGDKGTPVVLVQGYFDNYSA